From the genome of Calliopsis andreniformis isolate RMS-2024a unplaced genomic scaffold, iyCalAndr_principal scaffold0022, whole genome shotgun sequence, one region includes:
- the LOC143186842 gene encoding uncharacterized protein LOC143186842 isoform X1 — translation MKTDMPDVKQGKDKIEGRLVSQASKSRVSQEHEEDPPSENEQEFESLEYEEDVYYTNLTATPSFDDIDELSDDADEIVVHCWRDSNDEIDEIVVDDANLFVETQFLSPEEDGASSGRKKRKSVRVIFQDFSKPYLAKISNSQNYKKFLELVKGEDATLHSSGYISPSSESVVSELQGLSLEEQNRQKAEWSAELAKVEEEIQTLRHVLANKVRVSQELKRKLGISVWKEITDDMNQGLKNVKESQVYQNVGEKLGQFTKAVSESTLFQKTESVFKTTAEKTTSILGGFGSGLSMKLGQMRNSDSFRSLEERVGSAYENMKTKVVPSRSSSMQSFDDALRESDAARRASAAPSATSPTIPEDKLLS, via the exons ATGAAAACTGACATGCCAGACGTGAAGCAGGGAAAAGATAAGATCGAGGGTCGGCTGGTATCGCAGGCCTCGAAATCGAGAGTGAGTCAGGAGCACGAGGAGGATCCTCCAAGCGAAAACGAGCAGGAGTTCGAATCGCTGGAGTACGAGGAGGACGTTTATTACACAAACCTAACAGCGACTCCGAGCTTCGACGACATAGACGAGCTCAGCGACGACGCCGACGAGATCGTTGTCCACTGTTGGCGCGACTCGAACGATGAGATCGACGAGATCGTGGTGGACGACGCGAACCTGTTCGTGGAGACTCAGTTTTTGAGCCCTGAAGAAGACGGCGCCAGCAGCGGCCGAAAGAAAAGGAAATCGGTCAGAGTGATATTCCAGGACTTCTCGAAGCCTTACCTCGCGAAGATCAGCAACAGCCAGAATTATAAGAAGTTCCTCGAATTGGTAAAAG GAGAAGATGCAACGCTTCACTCGTCCGGCTACATTTCGCCGTCGTCGGAAAGCGTAGTGAGCGAGCTGCAAGGACTTTCTCTGGAAGAACAAAACCGCCAAAAGGCAGAATGGAGCGCAGAGCTGGCCAAA GTAGAGGAAGAGATTCAAACCCTGAGGCACGTGCTAGCGAACAAGGTCAGAGTCTCGCAGGAGCTGAAGAGGAAGCTTGGCATCAGTGTTTGGAAGGAGATCACTGACGACATGAACCAGGGTTTGAAAAACGTTAAGGAGAGTCAAGT TTATCAGAACGTCGGAGAGAAACTCGGTCAGTTCACCAAGGCGGTCTCCGAGAGCACTTT ATTTCAAAAGACAGAATCTGTCTTCAAGACCACGGCTGAGAAGACTACCAGCATTCTCGGTGGTTTTGGAAGCGGTCTGTCCATGAAGCTGGGCCAGATGCGCAACTCTGACAGCTTCCGTTCGTTGGAGGAGCGAGTTGGTTCTGCCTACGAAAACATGAAG ACAAAGGTCGTGCCTTCGAGGTCCAGTTCGATGCAGAGCTTCGACGATGCTCTCCGAGAGTCCGATGCAGCGAGGCGTGCATCCGCGGCGCCATCCGCCACCAGCCCGACCATCCCCGAAGACAAGCTCCTGTCTTAG
- the LOC143186842 gene encoding tumor protein D54 isoform X2 yields the protein MSTNVPTGEDATLHSSGYISPSSESVVSELQGLSLEEQNRQKAEWSAELAKVEEEIQTLRHVLANKVRVSQELKRKLGISVWKEITDDMNQGLKNVKESQVYQNVGEKLGQFTKAVSESTLFQKTESVFKTTAEKTTSILGGFGSGLSMKLGQMRNSDSFRSLEERVGSAYENMKTKVVPSRSSSMQSFDDALRESDAARRASAAPSATSPTIPEDKLLS from the exons GAGAAGATGCAACGCTTCACTCGTCCGGCTACATTTCGCCGTCGTCGGAAAGCGTAGTGAGCGAGCTGCAAGGACTTTCTCTGGAAGAACAAAACCGCCAAAAGGCAGAATGGAGCGCAGAGCTGGCCAAA GTAGAGGAAGAGATTCAAACCCTGAGGCACGTGCTAGCGAACAAGGTCAGAGTCTCGCAGGAGCTGAAGAGGAAGCTTGGCATCAGTGTTTGGAAGGAGATCACTGACGACATGAACCAGGGTTTGAAAAACGTTAAGGAGAGTCAAGT TTATCAGAACGTCGGAGAGAAACTCGGTCAGTTCACCAAGGCGGTCTCCGAGAGCACTTT ATTTCAAAAGACAGAATCTGTCTTCAAGACCACGGCTGAGAAGACTACCAGCATTCTCGGTGGTTTTGGAAGCGGTCTGTCCATGAAGCTGGGCCAGATGCGCAACTCTGACAGCTTCCGTTCGTTGGAGGAGCGAGTTGGTTCTGCCTACGAAAACATGAAG ACAAAGGTCGTGCCTTCGAGGTCCAGTTCGATGCAGAGCTTCGACGATGCTCTCCGAGAGTCCGATGCAGCGAGGCGTGCATCCGCGGCGCCATCCGCCACCAGCCCGACCATCCCCGAAGACAAGCTCCTGTCTTAG